The DNA segment TGTTTTCTGATCTAATTGACTAATTTATGTTGGCGCATCGATAGATTTATAACTGTTAGTATCTGATATAGACTATATCGTAAAGCATATAGATTATAAAATGTaagttatatgattaaaataacataataaactGAGTTTTACTAGTTTAAATACACATGTAATTtcacataattttattgttacaATGTACTAATAGTTTAACGAAATCTGGAGTACATTTTGTAACTAGAACTTATAAATGTAGATTAGATGTGTGGTTTGCCTGGGGTATCAAAAATCCTGTCTTCCCATCTTTTTGATGATATCAGATGTTACCCAAACTTGAAAAGTTGCATTAGAAAGCGTCTACACTTGCAAGACTTTTAACAAACATCTTTCATGAGTCTCAattagggaaaaaaaaaactacggtcTAATGCCTGAAACCTTCCAAGCGTTGAGATAACTTTTGCGGTTCTGCAGTGACATCAATTCTCTGAATCAGTAAATCCTCTCATTGTGTATCGTCTTCTCCAGTTGGTTCAACCTGATGGTTCTGATTTGACCCTGCTTGTTTATCACCCACCACTCATGTTGTTGTTCAAGGTTACCACTCCATTTTTAAGGTTAAAGCAAGACACATGTTCATTGGAACTCATCAATGGGTTCACGCTTTCCCCAAGAAAGGGTTGTTTAATAGCAGAAGTTGCTCTTCATAGTCATCCACAAGGACCACAACAGAATCATCCGCAAGTCGAAACAATAGAGAGTTCATGTTTCAGTTATGTCAAAGAAAATGATTCATTTTGAgaagtatatataaaattcaaacGTCAGAGCAAATTAAGTATTACAATACATAAAAACGAAAAGGGTGCAAAAAACTGGAAGGCCTTCAACACTTTAACACTGTCAAGAAGAAAGCTTTCCTCTTCTCTTGTCCCTCAGCaatacaacaaaacaaaaacaaactacACTTTCTTCTGCAAAAAGCTTTAAGTTTTTTGGGATCTAAGCTCAGCTTGCGGTTTTCAGGGTTCGCATCACGTCTCCATCTTCTTGCTCCATCTGAAAGAGATAAGACAGGCACATAAGAAGATATAGACAACACAAAGTAACTCAACAATTCAACACAAAGTGTGAAATCTCACCTCAACAActactctcttcttcttcttctttgattttcCAAGATCATCAGACTTTCTTGaatctctctttccttttttatgAATCACAACTTGCTCCTCACCATCATCGTTGTCTTCCTCCTCATCAGCTGAATCTATATTAGAAAAAATTGTGGCTTTGTAAATAATCCACCATGAGAAAGAAAGACCTTACCTGACTAAAAAACTCACAAGAGATGCAAATTTTGTATAATGAGTTTTACCATGTTCATCATCGTTGAAGTTAGACATCTTAGAGGGAAAACCAGAGAAATCTTCCatatcttcctcttcttcaagctcttcATATCCTTCAACATATTCAATCTCTGGCTCCTGATAGTTCATTCAACAAAGAACATTTTAAACAAAGTGGAGTGCGGTTCTATGTcaacaaaacagagaaaataacTCAATATCAATTTTTCCTGTACACGGTTAGATAAAAGtacctcctcttcttcctcctcctcaacACCTTCTGCcaatttcttttcttcatcaaGAACCTTGTTCCACTCAAGCTCCGGGTAGTTGTATATGTCACCATAAATACCCTTCTTCAAACGCTCTAGCAACTCGGTCTCGATAGCCTGATCAGTCGAGAGAAATCATCTTATGAAGGAACAAAACAGAGACAAAAGCAAACAGACAATACACAAAAAGCGAAAATAGATAGGTGACCTTATCCAAGACTGCTGCTTTAACAGCCTTCTCCTCTCTTCTTAATTCTCTCTTGATATCCCTCCTTGGTGTCGTCATTATCTTCTCCCTATGAACCAAAACCAACAccatcaaacaatcaaaacccaACAGAACTAGGAAGCTGCATATTACCAAAACAAGGACCAAACCTTGTCTTGAGAGCAAGTTTCCTCATACGAATACGCATCTGAGTCATTTTGGTCAGTCTTTGTTTGATCTTGTGCTGTAATAACTTAGGCCAATACaactacaacaaaaataaaacagaataaAAACCTCTACTCTTGTTGCATCAAGATATAATCAAATTTAAGCTCCAATTACCAAGTGCTTGTCAATGGTTTCAAGAGCCTTCTCGTAGTTTCTAGGCAACTTCACCCTCTCCCACAAGTTCTTAGGCATGTGGGCTCTCTCTATTGTCttcatatacaaataaaacacaCCTAGACAcacaaaaaatcaaaagttaATAGATTCAATCCAAATCAGACAAAACACGAAGTTAAACAAGGAAATGTCAAGTAGTAGTACCATCGTGGTCTCTAATGGTGGCGTAACGGCTGTTAGCAAGAGGACAAGAGCTTCGGTTGCAAATACCCGTTACGTTGTAAGGGTTTCTACAGAAGATTCCTGTTTCGATTCTACGAAGGTGGAGCAAGATATCTCAATCAGTACGAGAGTTCACAGAGGAAGTAGAAGTGAAGAGAAGAGCTTACTTGGCCATGTAACTGCAGTGCTTGTGTCTGATGACTTGCCATATGACCTCGTCGTGCTGCATCTTTCACGGTGGAGTTTTGAAATCCGGCGACGCAGGGATGGGATATTCGGACAAGAGAGGGGTTTTGCGAACTAGGGTTTCAAAATGAGgagctttttttattttgtgttctgTAAGGAGTCTGTTTTCGCGAAGATGGGAAAATTGGAGGGTTATGCTGCAAATTTGAATAATTGTGATAGAGGCATCGTTTGGGCCTTCGATATAGCCCAAGCCCTTTTCTTTTGGGTATTTAGCAGTCATAAGATGCCATCATAGAATGAAGGTGTAAGCTGAGGATAACACAGAGGTAGTAAACAAAAGAGAACAGAGTTTCGTTAGGTAAACTGCGGGTCGTTTCAGTGTTTTAGACGGCAAGTAgtttacactaattataaggAAACGGCATGTATTGCGTGAACCAGTAGTATGAACTATGATGTTAAGAATGATTTATAGTTGTTGCACCTTTTTACACAATTTTCTATCATTACATTTCTTCATGACCATCAAAAACATACTCATGACACTATTTTATGAACTGTATTGCATCTGTAAGCTTAGATGATGATCAATCATACAACAGCATCGGCTTGTCTCTTAGTCAATCTCGCGTATAACCCATCTTTGCTCATAAGCTCTTCGTGATTGCCCATCTGTTGTGCACACAAAACATAACAGTTAAAATTACAGAGATCAATGGTTTCAATGAACTGAACAAAATCAGTTACCTCAACGACTCGTCCACTGTCCATAGCCACTATTCTATCCGCAGCTTTAATTGTAGAAAGTCTGAAGGAACATAATGTTGAAGATGTCATTAAACCAATCATCAAAACATGTCGGTGTAAGAAAAAGATACCTGTGTGCTATCACTATGACACTTCTCTTTGTTGCTGTGTCGCTTCCGATAGAACGAAGTACTCCCTGGAAGAGACAAAGGGTTGAGACTTCATGCATTTTAACTAATGTTTCTTTTAGGCACTAGAGTGGATTTTACCTTAACGTTGTGTTCGCTCTCTGCATCAAGTGCACTTGTGGCTTCATCTAGGATGAGTATTTTAGGATCTCTAAGGATGGCACGAGCAATGGCAATCCGCTGTTTCTGCCCTCCACTGAGTAAATCATCATCAACAATTGTGTTGTACCCATTGGGAAGCGCTGTGATGAAGTCATGTGCATAGGCTTGTTTTGCAGCCCATACTATATCTTCTTGCGTTACATTCCGATCACATCCGTACTTGATGTTGGAACCGATGTCTGTGCGGAAGAGTTTTGGTTCCTGCCCCACGTATCCGATTCTTTGCCTTAGCCACTTGACATCCAAATCTTGCAAAGGAACCCCATCCAGTAGAATCTGGAATTCAAAGAGGAAGCCTTAAGGAAGGAAACGCTTAAAAAGGTTGTTTTACAGTTAGTTTGAATAACCTACCTGACCGCTTTTTGGTTCGTACAGTTGCAGCAAAAGACTAACCACTGTGCTTTTGCCACTGCCACTTagaccaacctgaacacaacaGATTTGTAAACAAATCACTTCCGATACATTCTAAGTAAATCATCAGTGCCAACGTCGGACTACTTTTGAGATAAATACTTACGATTGCTACCACTTCCCCAGGACGCACGGAAATGCTCAAGTTTTGAAGCACTGCCACCTGAGATATTTACATATGATATGATTTGTTTAGACACTGAAAATTTGGTTCAAGGATATCCACACAAAAGCGGAAAGTTAGAGGTAACAGGTTAGACTGCAAAAGTTTCAACATAAATGCAGTCACACCTCTTCTCTTGAAGGGTAGGAGAACGACACATTTACAAACTCGATATGTCCTGTCAGTCTCTGCAGTCTCGTTCCTGCAAAAAgttgataaataaaaatacattacatGGTCAAGGCAGGAAAAGAAGTCCAAAGTGATCTACTCGGTGGTTCATCATTGAAGAGGTTTGACTCTTAAGGGTTATCAACGGATTACAACCAAACTCAAGCTCCCATCAATCTCAAAAATGGtcaacatatttataaaatatactgctctttgccaaaaaaaaaacggaacCTTACCTTTGGATATGAATTGATCACTTGGCCTGAGATCCATCATTTGGAAGACCTTTTCACTCGCTCCAACTGATTGCATCAAATTCGATAAATTATCTCCTACCCACCATGTTGCATAGATTAACCATTCACTATATAACAGAAACTTTGTCAGCTTTTCTGCTGTTATTTGACCGGCTAAGATAGACACTCCTCCAACCAATACAGCAATAAtctataaaagaaacaaatgatGGATCTTGTCACATTCTTAGCATGAGCATCATCAAGGGTGAATGTACTTATGCAAAACAGGGTTATATGCGAGGAACCTGAGTGGCGTGGTATAAAGTGTTGAAGCTCCAATTCCAAATACCATATGCAGCACTCTGTCTCAAACTTACATCGGCCATTTTCTGAAGCCAGTGATTATACCTTTCAACAACAGAAGGAGATAAAATTTATGTCAGGACGTAAACAGAACCTGTTCTTGAAACAGAATGGGCCTACGCAAAATTTCACCAGAAACAAAAGATCAAGAGACTTTCAAGGGTTTCATGGTATCACATTGCACCTTTTAAGCTCTTGCTTCTCAGTCCCATATACACGAACAGTTCTCATCAAAGAGTATGTCTCTTGAGCGACCTTGCAGATCCAGAGAGCAGTTATAAGCAAAGAATTAATTGCATAAGACACATATCAGGATAATACATCTTGACAAAAAATGAAGATAAAGAGTTTCAAAGCAATCTACTTCATTTGCAGAAGCTGTGATCTCCTGAATTAGCTTCGCTGTCTTCTTTTGGTACCTACAACATTAGCAGATGCCACTTTATTTTCCTACTATGCATACGTATCAGTTGAGCAGCCAGGTGAatcatctaataaaaaaaaaacaaagtaataGCAGAAACTCACATCCCGTAAACAAACATAACCGCTGCCAAAGTACAACAAATCACCAATGTGCAGACACCAAGGGGCCAGGACAGGATCAACAAATAAACTAAAGCCCCTGTACCCTAAAAGAAAGAAGGTAAACATACAGATACATGTCAATCATGCACCAAGCACGCTTTAGGCGAGATGTAACTTATTATTGATAAGAAGAAGACCTGAAGAACATTGCGAAATATCATGTTCAGATCATTTCCAATGACCCTCGAGACTTGCTGACAGTCCGACCCTAGTCTGCTTGTTAAGTCACCAACAGTTTGAGAGTCGAAAAAGGATATATCCTGTTCAATGCTCAGTTAAGTTAGCAAgagtaatttaaaatattaaaggtAAACCAAGTTTTAAGAATTATAGAACAGCAAAGAACTTTCACGACCTGGAGGAGAAGAGTGGAGTATAGCGTTTCCCTCATTCGTTTCACCTACAGAGTAGAACGAGACCCATCACTCTTGAGGAGATTAAAACCACAAATAGAAAGGGAAGTGCGAACTAAACTCACAAGTATCATGTTAGCAATCCCAAAGAAGCATCCTCGTATGCCACTAGAATCAAGAATTGAACAAAGAGTTGCGTGAGGAGGTCCACAATATCAAAAGGTAGAACATTTTGTAAAAGACTCTCAAAAAGAGGAAACTGATAAGACAGCAAGAACAAccctctaaaaaaaaaaaaaaaaacagggacAAGCATTTGACCATACAAGATGTTGACCTGCAAATGCCTGAAGTAACACAAAGCACAATCAAGAGCTTGACATTCCGATGAAACACAGTGATATCACCACTTTGAGCCGAGAATATCGAAGCCGTCAAGAAATGTGGAATAGATATCTCTGAAAGCTGAAACAGGCAGAGAGTAAAACAAAGATAAGGCAAGGAAAGATTCTAATTCTGATTCTGAATATAACACATGGCCGTTCCTGAAACTTAGGGGGTCTAGACACAATTATCGACTGGAAGTAAATTAtctatcaatattttaaaattaattcggTAGACTAATGAATGATCTATATACATATAAGCTAAATCATTTTGTGAGTCCAAGCGAATGTTTCATTCTGCTTGTAGCTTTCTTCTCTACAactacacatatatatatagttatatactcAGCTTAACCAGTTTCAATCCTACAAAGCTAGTCTCAATGCACTCCACGAGAGGAGCTAAAGTCAACGAAGCAACATGAATAAGGAAGAAGCCAGCCACGCACCGCAGCTACGATGAGAGTGGAAAACGCAGCGAAGATAACCCAACGATCCTCAGCCACAAGCTCCCAGATCCGAGTTAGCGCACGCCACACAGTCACCGGCTCGGCTACGAACCTACTATCGACTTCTTCCGAGAATCTCCACCAGCTTCCGCCTGGCAATATCGACCGGAGGAAGCCAACAAAGTGCCGGATTCTCTCCGGAAACGAAACGGAGTCTCCTTCTCCTTGGTAATACTCCGAGCTTCCCACTGCTGCTCCATTCACCGTCGAGCAGTTAACCGGAGATAACCGGTGGTTTCTAATGGAGAATTGAAGAGAAAATGATTGTTTCGGTTTGAATCGGAGATTCTTCCTTTTGATGTCACTGGTGGCGATAATGGAGCACCGTCGGTGGAGGGAGATGTGGATGGGGCGGCGACTCGTGCAGCCGAGTACCTGAAGAGCCATGAAACGACGTCGTGAGACGAAGAAAGCTCCACGACTTGGAGGAGAAGACAGAAATGAAACGCGTCGTTTTGGGAAATTGAACAAGGACGTAACGCAAGGAAGCTACGTATCATCCAAGACGATCCACAAAACCCGCGGTGGGGCCCATGGAGATCCACCACCGAGTTCATCAGCCACAAGGGGAGCCGGCGCGTGACAAATGGCGCGTGGAGATTCAATCATGTGGTGTTGATCTCTTCGTCTTTGAACGAACGTCGTTTCAAGAGCACGTTTGAAAATGAAGGGATATTATTATTGGGCTCATATCTTATTAGGCCCATACCACTTGAAAGCCCAGGTAAAATATGTAAATCCTAGCTGAAGTGAACTTTCCTATTCGAACGACGTCGTTTCAATAGCAAAgttgaaaatgaaaaagagataTTATTATTGGGCTTATATCATATTAGGCCCAGCTAAAAGACCTAAACCCTACGAAAGCTGAAGAGAGTGAGTCACTTTATAACTCTACTCTTCTTGAAACCCTAGCCGCAGGAGAAAACCTCGAGAGGAGTCACTGATCGGCGGAAATGACGACGAGATTCAAGAAGAACAGGAAGAAGCGCGGCCACGTCAGCGCCGGACACGGTCGTATCGGAAAGCATCGCAAGCATCCCGGAGGTCGCGGTAACGCCGGAGGTATGCACCACCACAGGATCCTCTTCGACAAGTACCATCCCGGTTACTTCGGTAAGGTCGGTATGCGGTACTTCCACAAGCTCCGCAACAAGTTCTACTGCCCGATCGTAAACCTCGACAGGCTGTGGTCGCTCGTCCCTGAGGACGTGAAGGCGAAGTCGACGAAGGATAAGGTGCCGTTGATCGACGTGACGCAGCACGGGTTCTTCAAGGTGTTGGGGAAAGGTCATTTGCCTGAGAACAAGCCTTTTGTTGTGAAGGCGAAGCTTATCTCGAAGACGGCGGAGAAGAAGATTAAGGAAGCTGGTGGTGCTGTTGTGCTCACTGCTTAGGTTTTATCGAAATTTTATCTTtccgtttttattttattgttggaTGTTTTTAGTAATGAATCTTTGTCGGAATTTTTTAAGTGGTTTTATGACATTGAGATATGCATGTTTTGAACATGTTTGGGTGTTACCTGCATTTCTGTTGCATATTGTGAATTTGCTTCGGACATATGTTCGTTATAATGGCTGTCTAGATTGAATTTTGATCGGTTACGCGTGGTGTGATTAGTTGTGGAGTCGCATTAGCTGCTAGAGTATTAAACTGTGTTCATTGTCAAGAGCATG comes from the Brassica napus cultivar Da-Ae chromosome A7, Da-Ae, whole genome shotgun sequence genome and includes:
- the LOC106353799 gene encoding protein mak16; its protein translation is MQHDEVIWQVIRHKHCSYMAKIETGIFCRNPYNVTGICNRSSCPLANSRYATIRDHDGVFYLYMKTIERAHMPKNLWERVKLPRNYEKALETIDKHLLYWPKLLQHKIKQRLTKMTQMRIRMRKLALKTREKIMTTPRRDIKRELRREEKAVKAAVLDKAIETELLERLKKGIYGDIYNYPELEWNKVLDEEKKLAEGVEEEEEEEEPEIEYVEGYEELEEEEDMEDFSGFPSKMSNFNDDEHDSADEEEDNDDGEEQVVIHKKGKRDSRKSDDLGKSKKKKKRVVVEMEQEDGDVMRTLKTAS
- the LOC106353797 gene encoding ABC transporter B family member 26, chloroplastic isoform X1; translation: MALQVLGCTSRRPIHISLHRRCSIIATSDIKRKNLRFKPKQSFSLQFSIRNHRLSPVNCSTVNGAAVGSSEYYQGEGDSVSFPERIRHFVGFLRSILPGGSWWRFSEEVDSRFVAEPVTVWRALTRIWELVAEDRWVIFAAFSTLIVAALSEISIPHFLTASIFSAQSGDITVFHRNVKLLIVLCVTSGICSGIRGCFFGIANMILVKRMRETLYSTLLLQDISFFDSQTVGDLTSRLGSDCQQVSRVIGNDLNMIFRNVLQGTGALVYLLILSWPLGVCTLVICCTLAAVMFVYGMYQKKTAKLIQEITASANEVAQETYSLMRTVRVYGTEKQELKRYNHWLQKMADVSLRQSAAYGIWNWSFNTLYHATQIIAVLVGGVSILAGQITAEKLTKFLLYSEWLIYATWWVGDNLSNLMQSVGASEKVFQMMDLRPSDQFISKGTRLQRLTGHIEFVNVSFSYPSREEVAVLQNLSISVRPGEVVAIVGLSGSGKSTVVSLLLQLYEPKSGQILLDGVPLQDLDVKWLRQRIGYVGQEPKLFRTDIGSNIKYGCDRNVTQEDIVWAAKQAYAHDFITALPNGYNTIVDDDLLSGGQKQRIAIARAILRDPKILILDEATSALDAESEHNVKGVLRSIGSDTATKRSVIVIAHRLSTIKAADRIVAMDSGRVVEMGNHEELMSKDGLYARLTKRQADAVV
- the LOC106353797 gene encoding ABC transporter B family member 26, chloroplastic isoform X2 gives rise to the protein MILVKRMRETLYSTLLLQDISFFDSQTVGDLTSRLGSDCQQVSRVIGNDLNMIFRNVLQGTGALVYLLILSWPLGVCTLVICCTLAAVMFVYGMYQKKTAKLIQEITASANEVAQETYSLMRTVRVYGTEKQELKRYNHWLQKMADVSLRQSAAYGIWNWSFNTLYHATQIIAVLVGGVSILAGQITAEKLTKFLLYSEWLIYATWWVGDNLSNLMQSVGASEKVFQMMDLRPSDQFISKGTRLQRLTGHIEFVNVSFSYPSREEVAVLQNLSISVRPGEVVAIVGLSGSGKSTVVSLLLQLYEPKSGQILLDGVPLQDLDVKWLRQRIGYVGQEPKLFRTDIGSNIKYGCDRNVTQEDIVWAAKQAYAHDFITALPNGYNTIVDDDLLSGGQKQRIAIARAILRDPKILILDEATSALDAESEHNVKGVLRSIGSDTATKRSVIVIAHRLSTIKAADRIVAMDSGRVVEMGNHEELMSKDGLYARLTKRQADAVV
- the LOC106353796 gene encoding 60S ribosomal protein L27a-3-like, translated to MTTRFKKNRKKRGHVSAGHGRIGKHRKHPGGRGNAGGMHHHRILFDKYHPGYFGKVGMRYFHKLRNKFYCPIVNLDRLWSLVPEDVKAKSTKDKVPLIDVTQHGFFKVLGKGHLPENKPFVVKAKLISKTAEKKIKEAGGAVVLTA